A genomic region of Balaenoptera acutorostrata chromosome 4, mBalAcu1.1, whole genome shotgun sequence contains the following coding sequences:
- the COL6A2 gene encoding collagen alpha-2(VI) chain isoform X1, protein MSGRTGAAKMLPGPCFALLLWGLLGAVHAQQQEVISPSTSERNSCPEKADCPVHVYFVLDTSESITMQSPTDSLLYHMQQFVLQFISQLQDELYLDQVALSWRYGGLHFSDLVEVFSPPGSDRASFTKSLQGISSFRRGTFTDCMLANMTQEVRQHVGKGVVNFAVIITDGHVTGSPCGGIKLQAERAREEGIRLFAVPPNLKLNEQGLRDIANTPHELYRNNYATMRPDSTEIDQDTVNRIIKVMKHEAYGECYKVSCLEIPGPPGPKGYRGQKGAKGNMGEPGEPGQKGRQGDPGIEGPIGFPGPKGVPGFKGEKGEFGAEGRKGAPGLAGKNGTDGQKGTLGRIGPPGCKGDSGDRGPDGYVGEAGSPGEPGDQGSKGDPGRPGRRGPPGESGAKGSKGYQGNTGAPGSPGLKGAKGGPGPRGPKGEPGRRGDPGTKGSPGSDGPKGEKGDPGPEGPRGLAGEVGNKGAKANRGLPGPRGPQGTVGEPGKQGSRGDPGDAGPRGDSGEPGPKGDPGRPGFSYPGPRGAPGEKGEPGPRGPEGGRGDFGSKGEPGRKGQKGEPADPGPPGEPGPRGQRGAPGPEGEPGPPGDPGLTECDVMTYVRETCGCCDCEKRCGALDVVFVIDSSESIGYTNFTLEKNFVINVVNRLGAIAKDPKSETGTRVGVVQYSHDGTFEAIQLDDERIDSLSSFKEAVKNLEWIAGGTWTPSALKFAYNQLIKESRRQKTRVFAVVITDGRHDPRDDDLNLRALCNHDVTVTAIGIGDMFHEKHESENLYSIACDKPQQVRNMTLFSDLVAEKFIDDMEDVLCPDPQIVCPDLPCQTELYVAQCTQRPVDIVFLLDGSERLGEQNFHKARRFVEEVSRRLTLARRDDDPLNARVALLQFGGPREQQVAFPLTSNLTVIQEALASARYLNSFSHVGAGIVHAINQVVRGARAGTRRHAELDFVFLTDGVTGNDSLEEAVHSMRKQNVVPTVVAVGSDVDADVLSKISLGDPAAVFREKDYDSLAQPGFFDRFIRWIC, encoded by the exons ATGTCGGGGCGCACGGGCGCTGCCAAGATGCTCCCAGGCCCCTGCTTCGCCCtcctgctctgggggctcctgggGGCCGTCCACGCTCAGCAGCAGGAGGTCATCAGCCCCAGCACCTCCGAGAGGAACAGCTGCCCAG AGAAGGCCGACTGCCCGGTCCACGTGTACTTCGTGCTGGACACGTCGGAGAGCATCACCATGCAGTCCCCCACCGACAGCCTGCTCTACCACATGCAGCAGTTCGTGCTGCAGTTCATCAGCCAGCTGCAGGACGAGCTCTACCTGGACCAGGTGGCCCTGAGCTGGCGCTACGGCGGCCTGCACTTCTCCGACCTGGTGGAGGTGTTCAGCCCCCCCGGCAGCGACCGGGCCTCCTTCACCAAGAGCCTGCAGGGCATCAGCTCCTTCCGCCGCGGCACCTTCACGGACTGCATGCTGGCCAACATGACCCAGGAGGTCCGGCAGCACGTGGGCAAGGGGGTGGTCAACTTCGCGGTGATCATCACCGATGGCCACGTCACGGGCAGCCCGTGCGGGGGCATCAAGCTGCAGGCCGAGCGGGCCCGCGAGGAGGGCATCCGGCTCTTCGCGGTGCCGCCCAACCTGAAGCTGAACGAGCAGGGCCTGCGGGACATCGCCAACACGCCGCACGAGCTCTACCGGAACAACTACGCCACCATGCGGCCCGACTCCACCGAGATCGACCAGGACACCGTCAACCGCATCATCAAGGTCATG AAACATGAAGCCTACGGAGAG TGCTACAAGGTGAGCTGTCTGGAGATCCCCGGGCCCCCCGGCCCCAAGGGCTACCGTGGACAGAAG GGCGCCAAGGGCAACATGGGTGAGCCCGGAGAGCCTGGACAGAAGGGGCGACAG GGAGATCCAGGCATCGAAGGCCCCATTGGATTCCCAGGACCCAAG GGTGTTCCTGGTTTCAAAGGAGAGAAG GGCGAGTTTGGAGCCGAAGGGCGGAAG ggCGCCCCCGGCCTGGCGGGCAAGAACGGGACGGATGGACAGAAG GGCACGCTGGGGCGCATCGGACCTCCTGGCTGCAAGGGAGACTCCGGGGATCGG GGCCCGGATGGTTACGTGGGGGAAGCCGGCAGCCCTGGCGAGCCAGGAGATCAAGGCTCCAAG GGGGACCCTGGCCGCCCCGGACGCAGAGGGCCCCCGGGGGAAAGCGGGGCAAAAGGAAGCAAG GGCTACCAAGGCAACACCGGAGCCCCCGGAAGTCCCGGCCTGAAAGGAGCCAAGGGTGGGCCTGGGCCCCGAGGCCCCAAAGGCGAGCCC GGGCGCAGGGGAGACCCTGGAACCAAGGGCAGCCCAGGCAGCGATGGCCCCAAGGGCGAGAAG GGGGACCCGGGCCCTGAGGGGCCCCGGGGCCTGGCTGGAGAGGTTGGCAACAAGGGAGCCAAGGCAA ACCGAGGTTTACCTGGACCCAGAGGTCCCCAGGGGACTGTTGGAGAGCCCGGGAAGCAG GGATCTCGGGGAGACCCTGGGGATGCTGGCCCCCGCGgagactcaggagagcctggcccCAAG GGAGACCCCGGCAGGCCTGGCTTCAGCTATCCGGGACCCCGAGGAGCACCT GGAGAGAAAGGCGAGCCTGGCCCCCGCGGCCCCGAG GGGGGCAGAGGTGACTTCGGGTCCAAAGGAGAACCCGGGAGGAAAGGCCAGAAGGGCGAGCCC GCAGATCCTGGTCCCCCTGGTGAGCCAGGCCCGCGGGGGCAGAGAGGAGCGCCAGGACCCGAG GGAGAGCCTGGCCCCCCAGGAGATCCCGGCCTCACG GAGTGCGACGTCATGACCTACGTGAGGGAGACGTGCGGGTGCTGTG ACTGTGAGAAGCGCTGTGGCGCTCTGGACGTGGTGTTCGTCATCGACAGCTCGGAGAGCATCGGCTACACCAACTTCACCCTGGAGAAGAACTTCGTCATCAACGTGGTCAACAGGCTGGGGGCCATCGCCAAGGACCCCAAGTCGGAGACGG GGACCCGCGTGGGCGTCGTGCAGTACAGCCACGACGGCACCTTCGAGGCCATCCAGCTGGACGACGAGCGCATCGACTCACTCTCCAGCTTCAAGGAGGCCGTCAAGAACCTTGAGTGGATCGCGGGCGGCACCTGGACGCCCTCGGCCCTCAAGTTCGCCTACAACCAGCTCATCAAGGAGAGCCGGCGCCAGAAGACCCGCGTGTTCGCGGTGGTCATCACGGACGGCCGCCACGACCCCCGCGACGACGACCTCAACCTGCGGGCGCTGTGCAACCACGACGTGACGGTGACGGCCATCGGCATCGGGGACATGTTCCACGAGAAGCACGAGAGCGAGAACCTGTACTCCATCGCCTGCGACAAGCCGCAGCAGGTGCGCAACATGACGCTCTTCTCCGACCTGGTGGCCGAGAAGTTCATCGACGACATGGAGGACGTGCTGTGCCCGG aCCCCCAGATCGTGTGCCCGGACCTTCCCTGCCAAACAG AGCTGTACGTGGCCCAGTGCACGCAGCGGCCCGTGGACATCGTCTTCCTGCTGGACGGCTCCGAGCGGCTGGGCGAGCAGAACTTCCACAAGGCGCGGCGCTTCGTAGAGGAGGTGTCCCGACGGCTGACCCTGGCGCGCAGGGACGACGACCCGCTCAACGCGCGCGTGGCGCTGCTGCAGTTCGGAGGCCCGCGCGAGCAGCAGGTGGCCTTCCCGCTGACCTCCAACCTGACCGTCATCCAGGAGGCGCTGGCGAGCGCGCGCTACCTCAACTCCTTCTCGCACGTGGGCGCGGGCATCGTGCACGCCATCAACCAGGTGGTGCGCGGCGCGCGGGCCGGGACGCGCCGCCACGCCGAGCTGGACTTCGTGTTCCTCACGGACGGCGTCACGGGCAACGACAGCCTGGAGGAGGCGGTGCACTCCATGCGCAAGCAGAACGTGGTGCCCACCGTGGTGGCCGTGGGCAGCGACGTGGACGCGGACGTGCTCTCCAAGATCAGCCTGGGCGACCCGGCCGCCGTCTTCCGCGAGAAGGACTACGACAGCCTGGCCCAGCCGGGCTTCTTCGACAGGTTCATCCGCTGGATCTGCTAg
- the COL6A2 gene encoding collagen alpha-2(VI) chain isoform X2, which produces MSGRTGAAKMLPGPCFALLLWGLLGAVHAQQQEVISPSTSERNSCPEKADCPVHVYFVLDTSESITMQSPTDSLLYHMQQFVLQFISQLQDELYLDQVALSWRYGGLHFSDLVEVFSPPGSDRASFTKSLQGISSFRRGTFTDCMLANMTQEVRQHVGKGVVNFAVIITDGHVTGSPCGGIKLQAERAREEGIRLFAVPPNLKLNEQGLRDIANTPHELYRNNYATMRPDSTEIDQDTVNRIIKVMKHEAYGECYKVSCLEIPGPPGPKGYRGQKGAKGNMGEPGEPGQKGRQGDPGIEGPIGFPGPKGVPGFKGEKGEFGAEGRKGAPGLAGKNGTDGQKGTLGRIGPPGCKGDSGDRGPDGYVGEAGSPGEPGDQGSKGDPGRPGRRGPPGESGAKGSKGYQGNTGAPGSPGLKGAKGGPGPRGPKGEPGRRGDPGTKGSPGSDGPKGEKGDPGPEGPRGLAGEVGNKGAKANRGLPGPRGPQGTVGEPGKQGSRGDPGDAGPRGDSGEPGPKGDPGRPGFSYPGPRGAPGEKGEPGPRGPEGGRGDFGSKGEPGRKGQKGEPADPGPPGEPGPRGQRGAPGPEGEPGPPGDPGLTECDVMTYVRETCGCCDCEKRCGALDVVFVIDSSESIGYTNFTLEKNFVINVVNRLGAIAKDPKSETGTRVGVVQYSHDGTFEAIQLDDERIDSLSSFKEAVKNLEWIAGGTWTPSALKFAYNQLIKESRRQKTRVFAVVITDGRHDPRDDDLNLRALCNHDVTVTAIGIGDMFHEKHESENLYSIACDKPQQVRNMTLFSDLVAEKFIDDMEDVLCPDPQIVCPDLPCQTDGPRPGGEPPVTFLRTEEGPDASFPRTIPLIQQLLNATEFTQDPAAYSRLVAVLVYTAERAKFATGSERQDWMDLFIDTFKLVHRDIVGDPETVLALC; this is translated from the exons ATGTCGGGGCGCACGGGCGCTGCCAAGATGCTCCCAGGCCCCTGCTTCGCCCtcctgctctgggggctcctgggGGCCGTCCACGCTCAGCAGCAGGAGGTCATCAGCCCCAGCACCTCCGAGAGGAACAGCTGCCCAG AGAAGGCCGACTGCCCGGTCCACGTGTACTTCGTGCTGGACACGTCGGAGAGCATCACCATGCAGTCCCCCACCGACAGCCTGCTCTACCACATGCAGCAGTTCGTGCTGCAGTTCATCAGCCAGCTGCAGGACGAGCTCTACCTGGACCAGGTGGCCCTGAGCTGGCGCTACGGCGGCCTGCACTTCTCCGACCTGGTGGAGGTGTTCAGCCCCCCCGGCAGCGACCGGGCCTCCTTCACCAAGAGCCTGCAGGGCATCAGCTCCTTCCGCCGCGGCACCTTCACGGACTGCATGCTGGCCAACATGACCCAGGAGGTCCGGCAGCACGTGGGCAAGGGGGTGGTCAACTTCGCGGTGATCATCACCGATGGCCACGTCACGGGCAGCCCGTGCGGGGGCATCAAGCTGCAGGCCGAGCGGGCCCGCGAGGAGGGCATCCGGCTCTTCGCGGTGCCGCCCAACCTGAAGCTGAACGAGCAGGGCCTGCGGGACATCGCCAACACGCCGCACGAGCTCTACCGGAACAACTACGCCACCATGCGGCCCGACTCCACCGAGATCGACCAGGACACCGTCAACCGCATCATCAAGGTCATG AAACATGAAGCCTACGGAGAG TGCTACAAGGTGAGCTGTCTGGAGATCCCCGGGCCCCCCGGCCCCAAGGGCTACCGTGGACAGAAG GGCGCCAAGGGCAACATGGGTGAGCCCGGAGAGCCTGGACAGAAGGGGCGACAG GGAGATCCAGGCATCGAAGGCCCCATTGGATTCCCAGGACCCAAG GGTGTTCCTGGTTTCAAAGGAGAGAAG GGCGAGTTTGGAGCCGAAGGGCGGAAG ggCGCCCCCGGCCTGGCGGGCAAGAACGGGACGGATGGACAGAAG GGCACGCTGGGGCGCATCGGACCTCCTGGCTGCAAGGGAGACTCCGGGGATCGG GGCCCGGATGGTTACGTGGGGGAAGCCGGCAGCCCTGGCGAGCCAGGAGATCAAGGCTCCAAG GGGGACCCTGGCCGCCCCGGACGCAGAGGGCCCCCGGGGGAAAGCGGGGCAAAAGGAAGCAAG GGCTACCAAGGCAACACCGGAGCCCCCGGAAGTCCCGGCCTGAAAGGAGCCAAGGGTGGGCCTGGGCCCCGAGGCCCCAAAGGCGAGCCC GGGCGCAGGGGAGACCCTGGAACCAAGGGCAGCCCAGGCAGCGATGGCCCCAAGGGCGAGAAG GGGGACCCGGGCCCTGAGGGGCCCCGGGGCCTGGCTGGAGAGGTTGGCAACAAGGGAGCCAAGGCAA ACCGAGGTTTACCTGGACCCAGAGGTCCCCAGGGGACTGTTGGAGAGCCCGGGAAGCAG GGATCTCGGGGAGACCCTGGGGATGCTGGCCCCCGCGgagactcaggagagcctggcccCAAG GGAGACCCCGGCAGGCCTGGCTTCAGCTATCCGGGACCCCGAGGAGCACCT GGAGAGAAAGGCGAGCCTGGCCCCCGCGGCCCCGAG GGGGGCAGAGGTGACTTCGGGTCCAAAGGAGAACCCGGGAGGAAAGGCCAGAAGGGCGAGCCC GCAGATCCTGGTCCCCCTGGTGAGCCAGGCCCGCGGGGGCAGAGAGGAGCGCCAGGACCCGAG GGAGAGCCTGGCCCCCCAGGAGATCCCGGCCTCACG GAGTGCGACGTCATGACCTACGTGAGGGAGACGTGCGGGTGCTGTG ACTGTGAGAAGCGCTGTGGCGCTCTGGACGTGGTGTTCGTCATCGACAGCTCGGAGAGCATCGGCTACACCAACTTCACCCTGGAGAAGAACTTCGTCATCAACGTGGTCAACAGGCTGGGGGCCATCGCCAAGGACCCCAAGTCGGAGACGG GGACCCGCGTGGGCGTCGTGCAGTACAGCCACGACGGCACCTTCGAGGCCATCCAGCTGGACGACGAGCGCATCGACTCACTCTCCAGCTTCAAGGAGGCCGTCAAGAACCTTGAGTGGATCGCGGGCGGCACCTGGACGCCCTCGGCCCTCAAGTTCGCCTACAACCAGCTCATCAAGGAGAGCCGGCGCCAGAAGACCCGCGTGTTCGCGGTGGTCATCACGGACGGCCGCCACGACCCCCGCGACGACGACCTCAACCTGCGGGCGCTGTGCAACCACGACGTGACGGTGACGGCCATCGGCATCGGGGACATGTTCCACGAGAAGCACGAGAGCGAGAACCTGTACTCCATCGCCTGCGACAAGCCGCAGCAGGTGCGCAACATGACGCTCTTCTCCGACCTGGTGGCCGAGAAGTTCATCGACGACATGGAGGACGTGCTGTGCCCGG aCCCCCAGATCGTGTGCCCGGACCTTCCCTGCCAAACAG ATGGACCGCGGCCTGGCGGCGAGCCCCCGGTCACCTTCCTCCGCACGGAAGAGGGCCCGGACGCCTCCTTCCCCAGGACCATCCCCCTGATCCAACAGTTGCTAAACGCCACGGAGTTCACACAGGACCCAGCCGCCTACTCCAGGCTGGTGGCTGTGCTGGTCTACACCGCGGAGCGGGCCAAGTTCGCCACGGGCAGCGAGCGGCAGGACTGGATGGACCTGTTCATTGACACCTTTAAGCTGGTGCACAGGGACATCGTGGGCGACCCCGAGACCGTGCTGGCGCTCTGCTGA